In Arachis hypogaea cultivar Tifrunner chromosome 17, arahy.Tifrunner.gnm2.J5K5, whole genome shotgun sequence, a single window of DNA contains:
- the LOC112766390 gene encoding calcium uptake protein, mitochondrial isoform X2, producing the protein MEASSRRKKLRLFQEDSYRRRVFFNYEKRIRLQSPPEKVFEYFASIKTVNGEVYMTPVDLMRAVVPVFPPSESNRVREGFLRGEQVPGTLRC; encoded by the exons ATGGAGGCCAG CTCACGGAGGAAGAAGCTCAGGCTCTTTCAAGAAG ACAGCTACAGAAGAAGAGTATTCTTCAACTATGAAAAACGTATCCGCTTACAGAGCCCTCCAGAGAAG GTTTTTGAGTACTTTGCATCGATCAAAACCGTGAATGGCGAGGTTTATATGACACCTGTAGATTTGATGCGTGCTGTTGTTCCGGTGTTCCCTCCTTCGGAATCAAACCGTGTTAGAGAGGGCTTTCTCAGAGGGGAGCAGGTTCCTGGTACATTGCGGTGTTAA
- the LOC112766390 gene encoding calcium uptake protein, mitochondrial isoform X1 — MNGGQASSRRKKLRLFQEDSYRRRVFFNYEKRIRLQSPPEKVFEYFASIKTVNGEVYMTPVDLMRAVVPVFPPSESNRVREGFLRGEQVPGTLRC, encoded by the exons ATGAATGGAGGCCAG GCAAGCTCACGGAGGAAGAAGCTCAGGCTCTTTCAAGAAG ACAGCTACAGAAGAAGAGTATTCTTCAACTATGAAAAACGTATCCGCTTACAGAGCCCTCCAGAGAAG GTTTTTGAGTACTTTGCATCGATCAAAACCGTGAATGGCGAGGTTTATATGACACCTGTAGATTTGATGCGTGCTGTTGTTCCGGTGTTCCCTCCTTCGGAATCAAACCGTGTTAGAGAGGGCTTTCTCAGAGGGGAGCAGGTTCCTGGTACATTGCGGTGTTAA
- the LOC112763265 gene encoding 26S proteasome non-ATPase regulatory subunit 12 homolog A-like, translating into MSVLPVSPLTSISSTSAHRKIYVEIERARLVKKLAKIKEEQGVIAEVADLMQEITVETFGAMAKTEKISFVLEQVHLCLDHQDYVCSQILSRKISTRVFDADASKEKKKPKEGDSVVEEAPADIPSLPELKRIYYELMIR; encoded by the exons ATGAGCGTCCTGCCAGTGTCGCCTCTAACCTCCATCAGCTCTACCAGCGCCCATCGCAAG ATATATGTTGAGATTGAGAGAGCTCGATTGGTCAAGAAACTTGCCAAGATTAAGGAGGAACAAGGGGTTATAGCTGAAGTTGCTGATTTGATGCAAGAAATTACG GTGGAAACTTTTGGTGCCATGGCAAAAACTGAGAAAATTTCTTTCGTTCTTGAACAA GTTCATTTGTGCCTAGACCATCAAGATTATGTTTGTTCACAGATACTTTCAAGAAAAATTAGTACGAGAGTATTTGATGCTGATGcttcaaaggaaaagaaaaaacctAAAGAAGGTGATAGTGTTGTTGAAGAAGCTCCTGCTGATATACCATCTCTACCAGAGTTGAAGCGGATCTATTACGAATTAATGATTCGGTAA